In one Oncorhynchus nerka isolate Pitt River linkage group LG7, Oner_Uvic_2.0, whole genome shotgun sequence genomic region, the following are encoded:
- the LOC115131394 gene encoding uncharacterized protein LOC115131394 isoform X1 has protein sequence METGLRERAELFLLTEDSFRINAYNIICEMDKLHGPKEYVDEMLHSIFFLGWIHSPKYTPEMILGDHLSSMMEIFPQPFESYTRKLPKRTPFSCVLDMVVSIFGPDNELEIWQKLRDIANVMSGNHRFTSSTICISESGGRYYGASMSCTGKKEGQIMIAVSCLCTWHYSVSNAVMTYKPDKNKRKNFDGTMKLQEYVKCQASNVKSGEKMPPCRSCGHLFGLEEPSNQMWPYGNCAEAESLSKLLYGEEEIVKNVVPSVDCKMQEKVVNEVKAHLEEMLQESEFQWDSSYYIPQ, from the exons ATG GAGACCGGACTACGAGAGAG GGCAGAATTGTTTTTGCTGACTGAAGACAGTTTTAGGATTAATGCCTACAATATCATCTGTGAAATGGACAAACTACACGGACCTAAGGAATATGTGGATGAG ATGCTCCACAGCATCTTCTTCTTAGGCTGGATTCATTCCCCCAAATACACCCCCGAGATGATCCTTGGTGACCATTTATCTTCGATGATGGAGATATTCCCACAACCGTTTGAGAGTTACACAAGGAAACTACCAAAACGGACTCCGTTCTCCTGTGTGTTGGATATG GTGGTCTCCATTTTTGGACCAGACAATGAGTTGGAAATATGGCAGAAACTGCGGGATATCGCCAATGTCATGTCAGGGAATCACCGGTTCACCTCCTCTACCATCTGCATCTCTGAAAGTGGAGGGAGGTACTATGGAGCGTCCATGTCCTGCACGgggaagaaagagggacagaTTATGATcgctgtgtcctgtctgtgtactTGGCACTACAGTGTATCCAATGCTGTGATGACATACAAGCCAGATAAGAACAAGAGAAAGAACTTTGATGGCACCATGAAACTACAAGAGTATGTAAAGTGCCAGGCTTCCAATGTGAAGAGTGGGGAGAAGATGCCTCCTTGCAGGTCCTGTGGTCATCTTTTTGGTCTGGAGGAACCAAGCAATCAGATGTGGCCCTATGGGAACTGCGCAGAGGCAGAGAGCTTGAGCAAACTGCTCTATGGAGAGGAAGAGATTGTTAAGAATGTAGTACCATCAGTTGATTGCAAAATGCAAGAGAAAGTGGTGAACGAGGTAAAGGCTCACCTGGAAGAGATGCTCCAAGAGTCAGAATTTCAATGGGATTCTTCCTATTACATTCCACAGTAG
- the LOC115131395 gene encoding growth factor receptor-bound protein 10-like isoform X4: protein MPSDSKFLFRKNYDKYEFFRNPLNFFPEQMVAWCQESNGSIPHSQLLQNFLNSSSCPEVHGFLYLKASGRKSWKRLSMFLRRSGLYYSTKGSSKEPRHLQLLSDLEDSSVFTVTTGRKLHNAPTDYTFCIKPSKVRSECKELRMLCAEDEQSRTCWMTAFRLLKYGILLDQNYKSPQQRKSPVPHFSTPVRSVSENSLVAMDFSGRTGRVIENPLEAVSAAVEEGQTWRKRGQRMKALGSPSPLQPSSLSSVIHRTQLWFRGRIRREESHKMIMQQGQVDGLFLLRDCQSNPKAFVLTLCHHQKIRHFQILPCEEEGQMSFSLDDGSTKFTDLIHLVEFYQLNRGVLPCKLKHPCTAVAL from the exons ATGCCCAGTGACAGTAAATTCCTCTTCAGGAAGAACTATGACAAGTATGAGTTCTTCAGGAATCCCTTG aacTTCTTCCCGGAGCAGATGGTGGCGTGGTGTCAGGAATCTAACGGCTCCATCCCCCACTCACAGCTCTTACAG aaCTTCCTAAACTCCAGCAGCTGTCCGGAGGTGCATGGGTTCCTCTATCTGAAGGCATCAGGGAGGAAATCCTGGAAGAGACTCTCCATGTTCCTCAGACGCTCTGGACTTTACTACTCCACTAAAGGATCCTCCAAG GAGCCCAGACACCTCCAGTTGTTGTCAGACCTGGAGGACAGTAGTGTGTTCACAGTGACAACAGGGAGGAAGCTGCACAACGCCCCCACAGACTACACGTTCTGTATCAAg CCCAGTAAGGTGAGGAGTGAGTGCAAGGAGCTGAGGATGCTGTGTGCCGAAGATGAACAGAGCAGAACCTGCTGGATGACTGCCTTCAGACTCTTAAag tatggaatattaCTGGATCAGAACTACAAGAGTCCCCAGCAAAGGAAGTCTCCGGTCCCACATTTCTCTACTCCTGTG CGGAGTGTGTCTGAGAACTCTCTGGTGGCCATGGACTTCTCTGGCAGGACGGGACGCGTCATAGAGAACCCTCTGGAAGCAGTGAGCGCCGCTGTGGAGGAGGGACAGAcatggagg AAACGGGGTCAGCGTATGAAGGCTCTTGGCAGCCCCAGCCCCCTCCAGCCCTCTTCTCTCAGCTCAG TGATCCACAGAACACAGCTATGGTTCCGTGGTCGCATCAGGAGAGAAGAGTCCCACAAGATGATCATGCAACAAGGACAAGTAGACGG gTTGTTCCTGCTGAGAGACTGCCAGAGTAACCCCAAGGCGTTTGTCCTGACCCTGTGCCACCACCAGAAGATCAGACACTTCCAGATCCTACCG tgtGAGGAGGAAGGTCAGATGTCCTTCAGTCTGGACGACGGCTCCACCAAGTTCACAGACCTGATCCACCTTGTGGAGTTCTACCAGCTCAACAGAGGGGTGCTGCCTTGCAAACTCAAACACCCCTGCACTGCTGTGGCCTTGTGA
- the LOC115131394 gene encoding uncharacterized protein LOC115131394 isoform X2 yields MPTISSVKWTNYTDLRNMWMRYARTPLKTKMLHSIFFLGWIHSPKYTPEMILGDHLSSMMEIFPQPFESYTRKLPKRTPFSCVLDMVVSIFGPDNELEIWQKLRDIANVMSGNHRFTSSTICISESGGRYYGASMSCTGKKEGQIMIAVSCLCTWHYSVSNAVMTYKPDKNKRKNFDGTMKLQEYVKCQASNVKSGEKMPPCRSCGHLFGLEEPSNQMWPYGNCAEAESLSKLLYGEEEIVKNVVPSVDCKMQEKVVNEVKAHLEEMLQESEFQWDSSYYIPQ; encoded by the exons ATGCCTACAATATCATCTGTGAAATGGACAAACTACACGGACCTAAGGAATATGTGGATGAGGTATGCACGTACCCCTTTGAAGACAAAG ATGCTCCACAGCATCTTCTTCTTAGGCTGGATTCATTCCCCCAAATACACCCCCGAGATGATCCTTGGTGACCATTTATCTTCGATGATGGAGATATTCCCACAACCGTTTGAGAGTTACACAAGGAAACTACCAAAACGGACTCCGTTCTCCTGTGTGTTGGATATG GTGGTCTCCATTTTTGGACCAGACAATGAGTTGGAAATATGGCAGAAACTGCGGGATATCGCCAATGTCATGTCAGGGAATCACCGGTTCACCTCCTCTACCATCTGCATCTCTGAAAGTGGAGGGAGGTACTATGGAGCGTCCATGTCCTGCACGgggaagaaagagggacagaTTATGATcgctgtgtcctgtctgtgtactTGGCACTACAGTGTATCCAATGCTGTGATGACATACAAGCCAGATAAGAACAAGAGAAAGAACTTTGATGGCACCATGAAACTACAAGAGTATGTAAAGTGCCAGGCTTCCAATGTGAAGAGTGGGGAGAAGATGCCTCCTTGCAGGTCCTGTGGTCATCTTTTTGGTCTGGAGGAACCAAGCAATCAGATGTGGCCCTATGGGAACTGCGCAGAGGCAGAGAGCTTGAGCAAACTGCTCTATGGAGAGGAAGAGATTGTTAAGAATGTAGTACCATCAGTTGATTGCAAAATGCAAGAGAAAGTGGTGAACGAGGTAAAGGCTCACCTGGAAGAGATGCTCCAAGAGTCAGAATTTCAATGGGATTCTTCCTATTACATTCCACAGTAG